In Apium graveolens cultivar Ventura chromosome 10, ASM990537v1, whole genome shotgun sequence, the following are encoded in one genomic region:
- the LOC141690726 gene encoding secreted RxLR effector protein 161-like has translation MRDCNAVKFPMEHKLQLHDDATENPVNSTQYKSVVGGLRYLVHTRPDIAYAVGIVSRYMEGPTEIHYNAVKRICRYVKGTINYGLRYAKGRGNYILSGFSDSDLARSLDDRKSTGGMVFYLDENLITWVSQKQRCVALSSCEAEFMAATAAACQALCLQRVLGQIMDIKPGPVTIFIDNRSAVNLARNHVSHGRSKHIDLRYHFIRDCVEKGLFVIRHVSTNEQRADILTKALAAVKFEQMRNLLGVKNLDNV, from the coding sequence ATGCGAGACTGCAACGCTGTGAAGTTCCCGATGGAACACAAATTACAACTCCACGATGATGCTACGGAAAATCCTGTGAACTCTACACAATACAAGAGTGTCGTAGGAGGTTTGAGATACTTGGTACACACACGCCCTGATATTGCTTATGCAGTAGGAATAGTCAGTCGCTACATGGAGGGACCAACAGAAATTCATTATAATGCTGTAAAGAGGATATGCAGATATGTGAAGGGCACTATTAATTATGGTTTGAGATACGCAAAAGGAAGAGGGAACTATATTCTTTCTGGGTTCTCAGATAGTGATTTAGCAAGGAGTCTAGATGATCGTAAGAGCACGGGTGGCATGGTGTTTTACCTTGACGAAAATCTCATCACTTGGGTATCACAGAAGCAGCGTTGTGTGGCTCTATCATCGTGTGAGGCTGAGTTCATGGCAGCCACCGCCGCCGCTTGTCAAGCTCTTTGTCTCCAGCGGGTTCTTGGACAGATTATGGACATTAAACCAGGTCCTGTTACTATTTTTATTGATAATAGGTCGGCCGTGAACTTGGCACGGAATCATGTGTCTCATGGTAGAAGCAAACATATTGACTTGAGATATCATTTTATTCGGGACTGTGTGGAGAAAGGATTATTTGTTATTAGGCATGTCAGCACGAATGAACAAAGAGCAGATATATTGACAAAAGCCCTAGCAGCTGTTAAATTTGAGCAGATGAGGAACTTGCTGGGAGTGAAGAACCTTGATAatgtttag